The following proteins are co-located in the Myxococcus fulvus genome:
- a CDS encoding response regulator has protein sequence MTYRPVVVLAEDDGLLREAVAEAMELEGYRVVPCDSGFSALKAFFAEPRVDVLVLDWLLPDIEGRDLIRLLHAQRELADLPVVLTTGLELELPSFEGAVCLLRKPFDSTELSRILHRLTHPTRPPTPAPSFAPADSRIV, from the coding sequence ATGACCTACCGTCCCGTCGTCGTCCTGGCCGAGGATGATGGCCTCCTTCGAGAGGCGGTGGCCGAGGCCATGGAGCTGGAGGGCTACCGCGTCGTGCCATGCGACAGCGGCTTCTCCGCGCTCAAGGCCTTCTTCGCCGAGCCCCGCGTGGACGTGCTGGTGCTCGACTGGCTCCTGCCCGACATCGAGGGCCGGGACCTCATCCGCCTGCTCCATGCGCAGCGAGAGCTCGCGGACCTGCCGGTGGTGCTCACCACGGGGCTGGAGCTGGAGCTGCCCAGCTTCGAGGGCGCGGTGTGCCTCTTGCGCAAGCCCTTCGATTCGACCGAGCTGTCGCGCATCCTCCACCGGCTCACCCACCCGACGCGGCCCCCGACGCCCGCTCCCTCCTTCGCGCCCGCCGACTCGCGCATCGTCTGA